In the Triticum aestivum cultivar Chinese Spring chromosome 2B, IWGSC CS RefSeq v2.1, whole genome shotgun sequence genome, TTCAAGATACAGGATTAGCAGGGACAGGCATGCTCCTGAGAGATTCAGAAGGCTCCTGAGAGATTCAGAAGGAACGGTTATCTTCTCTGCGTATAGGTACTTGTTTCATTGCAAAGATGCATTAGAAGCTGAGATTAGTGCCGTACTGGAGGGCCTATCTCTCAGTTTTCAAAGGTCAGATTCATGGATATCTCATACTGTTGGTTGCACCGAGTTCCACACAGTGTTTCAAGCTTTGTGTTAGCTGACTGTAACACTATACAAGAGGAATAAAATACCTGTttgccccgcaaaaaaaaaacacgTGCCTGTCTGTGCTTTTAACCGTTTTTTTCCCCTGTTTTTATTCTACAGTCAAGTTTCCAGGGAGGCACGTCAGAGCAGGGAGGCACGGCCGAGGAGCCGGCTTGCATAGCCCGCATTTAGGCCACGACCAAGCGGCGCGGCAGCGTGGATTGCGCAGCAGCCGTGCTGATACGTGTCGCCGTACGTCCAAGTCCAAACACTGCAAAGCAGTTTTCCAAACAGTACAGCAAGCGACCAACACATGGATATACCGGCGATCGAACACATGagacccccgcaaaaaaaaaaaacacatGAAAGAGACAAAGTCACAGTACACATACATAGCTCGGAGACGCTGGTAGATTTACAGAAGAAACGACACGTACCACCACAAAAGTACGCACGGACCACAACGACACAGACCGCCACGAGTAACCGAGCAGGCGCCGACGAGCTAGCACGGACGCACGCCTAGACCTTGGTGAAGCGGAGGTACCCCTTCTTGGAGGGCAGGTCGGCAGTCTCGAACCCCTGCGGGAACATCTTCTTGGCCTCGTCGTCGGAGACGCCGGGCGCGATCACCACGCACTCCCCGGGATTCCAGTTGGCCGGGGTGGCCACCTTGTGCTTGGCCGCCGTCAGCAGCGAGTCCACGGCGCGCACCACCTCGTCCATGTTCCGCCCCGTGCACGACGGGTACAGGAAGCTCAGCTTCACCTTCTTGTCCGGCCCCACGATGTGCAAGGTGCGGGACGGCAGCTGCCCCTCCGCGTCCTTCTCGTCGGGGTCGACCATGTTCAGTTGCTTGATGGCCGACCGGTCCGGGTCCGCCATGATCGGGTACGTCACCTTGCTCCCAGGCTGCACGCGCGAGGGCAGAGATTAGCCAGCCATGGCGAATCAGCAACCAAGAATTTTCAGATCGAGATCAATCATAGATTATCGTCCAACCTTGTAGGCCTCGATGTCCTTGGTCCATTCCTTGTGGGACTGCACGTCGTCGCAGGAGATGCCCAGCAGCTTCACGCCCCGCTTCTCGAACTCCTTGGCGTAGTTGGCCATCGCCGCTAACTCCGTCGTGCACACCGGGGTGAAATCACCTGAACAGTACAGAAGCGCAGACAATCAATTAGCACCACAAGATCACACAAGGACTACGAGCAGGCCCAAGGCAGATGGCCATGAAGGCAGTATGTACATACCGGGGTGTGAGAAGAGGATGACGTAGCCGTTGCCGACGTAGTCGTGGATCCGGATCTTGCCATGGGTGGAGTCCAGCTCCAGGTTGGGGACGGTGTCGCCGATGGTGAGGCCCGGCATGATGGATGAAACAACTCAAAGCTAGCTGCTGCGTGCTCTTTGCTGCTGCGAACGTCTCTCGATGGATGCCGGCGAGGATTCACCGGGGAGCTCCTTTTATAGGAGCGGTCGGCCGGCGAGGGTGTGTGTAGAAGTGGCAGCAAGGTGCGTTGCATGAGGGCCACGTAGTTGGCCTCGTGGCAGCCCGCCCGGAGACCTTGTTCAATGCGCTTGACCTGTCCACTCACCCGCACCGTCTAGCGGGGCAGTGGATATGCCATGTGGCCAAGTCACTCAGAAGCTCACGGCCACCTGTGCGAGCTGCGGCATCGTTCGTGAGCCTTTTTCTTTCGAGAAGAACATCGTTCGTGAGCTGAATAATACTAGATTCCGTGTTAAAGTATGCTTTGATAGATTGGCAATTCGGTGATCTTCCTTTCCTCTCTGTAAACATTGTAATTACTGTTATGGTTCAATAAAGCTTCGAGGGATTGTCTAAAAGAAAATGTAGAGACCGCTCATCTTAAGGATTTCTTCCGCGTGTAACTACTAGAGTGGTCCATTTTTCGTGTTCTTTTGTTTGCTGGGTTTCGATCGACAAGCTTGTGGTTTTGTTTGGTTGTACTGGTTTAGGCTCGGTTATTATGTTTCTCTTTTTTTGTCACTCATTTTTCTCCCTTTTCAGTTTTCCTTTTTTATCGagtttgtttgtttcttttcgtGTTTTTACTgagttttttcttccttttttaatGTTTACCAGTTTTTCTTTCCAGCTTTatagtagattttttttgttattttttattgttttttctttcTTAACACATGTCTACTTTTGCAGTACAGAATATACATTTTTAGTGGACACGTGAACCATTTTTCTTagacatgttgaacattttttaaatgcataaTGTACATTTCTCCTTTAAGGTGTGGTTTGGAACACTTACTGAAAAACCTGGTCAAAAAATTTCAAATACAATTTGAACTTTTTTTAAACTACGCAACCATTTTTAATAATTGtataaataatttaaaaaaatagGGACATTTTTTAGAAACACGTGAATATTTCTTTAAAATGTCTCATATATTTTTTAATGGCAAGAAAAATGTTTCTAATCTACGTGGAGATTTATTTACATTGTATAAATATTTATCATGTATaggttgaacatttttttaaatacatcgTTAACATTCTTTCCAAACATATTTTGATGCCAAattatttttcatacacattctacatTTGACATATACACTAGGAACATTTTTCATAAACACattcaacaattttcaaatacatgGTTTACTTCTGTTTAAAACTTATAttattttttatgtctacttttttctTTCACATTGTGCATTTTTTATGCAGCAGGAACACTCTTTATGTACACATTTAAATCTTTTAGAATAGTACTCACGAAAAATATATTTTAGAATACATAATTAATATTTTAAAACATATATGTTTTACATCTAATTTTTTCATACAcaatgtatattttttgtatacattaggaacaatttttatatacatattcagCACTTAACACAGGATtaacattttttcatatatatatgtcGATGTCTAAATATAAGCAAAggtaaaaaaataaagcaaaaatgtgAGAGAAAAATACAGATGAAAAAGTGCCTTGAAGGCCTGCGTTTCGCGCTGGGTCGGCTCATTCGGGCAGCTGCTGCAACAACCGAGACGTAGTCGCGCACGTGCAGAGACACCAATCTGCCGGTAAAcacatttcaaacaaatttgaCAACGCGCTATGCATTGTCCATATGGTCACACTTATGTTTCTCAAAGTAAAGTACAAAATGACTTGTGTAAGTGGAACCATACTAGTTTTGCATCAAAACCGAACGAAACCGATGCTGTTGGTTCTCTGTCAACgcctccaacgtatgtataattttttattcttccatgctattatattatctgttttgaatgttttatatgcattaatatgctattttataataTTTTTTGGACTAATTTACCAACCTAGAGCCatatgttttctccttgtttttgactttttaagaaaaggaatatcaaacggagtccaaacataataaaattttacgatgatttttttggaccagaagacacctatgtGACTTAGAGAGAGGGCCAGAAGGGGCCCGAGGAGGCCACatgttggggaatgcggtaatttcaaaaaatttcctacgatcacgcaagatctatctaggtgatgcatatcaacaagaggggagagtgtgttcacttaccctcgtagaccgaaagcggaagcgtttcaataacacggttgatgtagtcgaacgtctttgtgatccaaccgatccaagtatcaaaTGTACGGCagctccgcgttcagcacacgttcagctcaatgacgtccctcgtgctcttgatccagttgaggacgagggtgagttcgtcagcacgacggcgtggcgacggtgatgatgatgatgctaccgacacatgGCTTCACCTAAggactacgatggtatgatcgaggtgtgtaactgtggagggggcaccgcacacggttggaagagaaacttgtgtgttctagggtgcccccctgcctcggaTATAATGGAGCAAGGGAAGGCCGGTCAGCCTTCCTAGGCGCGGCCCaacaaggggagtcctactaggactactagtcctagtaggattccaccaagagggagagagggggaaggaaggagagggagagggagagggagaaggaaaggggggcgccacccccaagagggggggggggtgcgcggcctgccctggccgcccctctctctctctctctccaatatggcctatgtggcccattagttccccccgggggttcgaataaccctccggcactctgattttattcgaaacttctccggaacacttcaggtgtctgaatatagccgtacaatataccaatctttatgtctcgaccatttcgagactcctcgtcacgtacgtgatcttatccgggactctgaacaaacttcggtcatcaaaaacacataactcataatacatatcgtcatcgaacgttaagcatgcggaccctacgggttcaagaactatgtagacatgaccgagacacatctccggtcaataaccaacagcagaacctggatgctcatattggctcctacatattctacaaagacctttgtcggttaaaccgcataacaacatatgttgttccctttgtcatcggtatgttactttcccgagattcgatcatcggtatcatcatactttGTTCAGTCACGTtactcgcaagtctctttactcatttcgtaatacttcatcccacaactaactcattagtcacaatgcttgcaaggcttgtagtgacgagtattaccaagagggcccagagatacctctctgaaacacagagtgacaaatcctaatctcgatctacgccaacccaacaaacaccttcggagacacatatagagcatctttataatcacccatttacgttgtgacgtttgatagcacacaaggtgttcctccggtattcgggagttgcataatttcgtagtccgaggaacatgtataagtcacgaagaaagcagtagcaatgaaactgtaacgatcataatgctaagctaacggatgggtcatgtccatcacatcattctcctaatgatgtgatcccattcatcaaatgacaacacatgtctacggttaggaaacttaaccatctttgattaacgaactagtctagtagaggcatactagggacaatatgttttgtctatgtattcacacatgtactaagttttcggttaatataattatagcatgaataatatacatttatcatgaaataaggaaataaataataactttattatttcctctaggacatatttccttcagtctcccacttgcactagagtcagtaatctagattacatagtaatgagtctaacacccatggagctttggtgctgatcatgttttgctcgtggaagaggcttagtcaacgggtctgcaacattcagatccgtatgtatcttgcaaatctctatgtccccctccgacacttgatgatggatgaaattgaagcgtctcttgacgtgcttggttctcttgtgaaatctggattcctttgccaaggtaattgcaccagtattgtcacaaaagattttcattggacctgatgcactaggtatgacacctagattggatatgaactcctttgtccagactccttcatttgctgcttccgaaacagcaatgtactccgcttcacacgtagatcccgccatgatgctttgcttggaactgcaccaactgacatctcCTTCATTCAATAAAattacgtatccggtttgcgacttagagtcatccggatcagtgtcaaagcttgcatcaacgtaaccgtttatgacgagctctttttcacatCCATAAAcgtgaaacatatccttagtcttctttaggtatttcaggatgttcttgactgttgtctagtgctccactccgggattactttggtacctccctgctatgcttataggaaggcacacatcaggtctggtacacaacattgcatacatgatagaacctatggctgaagcatagggaatgactttcattttatgtctatcttctgcagtggtagggcattgagtctgactcaacttcacaccttgtaacacaggcaagaaccttttctttgactgatccattttgaacttcttcaaaactttatcaaggtatgtgctttgtgaaagtccaattaaacgtcttgatctatctctatagatcttgatgcctaatatgtaagcagcttcaccgaggtctttcatggaaaaactcttattcagatatccctttatgctatccagaaattctatatcatttccaattgacaatatgtcatccacatataatattagaaatgctacagagctcccactcactttcttgtaaaatacaggcttctccaaaagtctgtataaaatcatatgctttgatcacactatcaaatcatttattccaactccgagaggcttgcaccagtccataaatggatcgctggagattgcacactttgttagcaccctttggatcgacaaaaccttctggttgcatcatatacaactcttcttctagaaatccatttaggaatgcagttttgacatccatttgccaaatttcataatcataaaatgcggcaattactaacattaTTCGGGCAGACTTaatcatcgctacgggtgagaaagtctcatcatagtcaactccttgaacttgtcgaacaagtcaagctttgtagatagtaacattatcgtcagcgtcggtcttcttcttgaagatccgtttattttctatggcttgccgatcgtcgggcaagtccaccaaagtccacactttgttctcatacatggatcccatctcagattttatggcctcaagccatttcacggaatctggactcatcatcgcttcctcatagttcataggttccccatggtctagtaacatgacttccataacaggattactgtaccactctggtgcggatctcactctggaagacatacgagtttcggtagtaacttgatctaaaatttcatgattatcattattaacttcctcactaattggtgtaggaatcactggaactgatttctgtgatgaactactttccaataagggataaggtacaattacctcatcaagttctactttcctcccactcacttctttcgagagaaactccttctctagaaaggatccatttttagcaacagatatcttgccttcggatttgtgatagaaggtgtacccaacagttttctttgggtatcctatgaagacgcacttttccgacttaggttcgagcttatcaggttgaagctttttcacataagcatctcagccccaaactttaagaaactacaactttggtttcttgccaaaccatagttcataaggcatcgtctcaacggattttgatggtgccccatttaaagtgaatgcagccgtctctaaagcataaccccaaaatgatagggtTAAAtgagtaagggacatcatagatcgcaccatatctaaaaaagtacggttatgacattcgaacacaccatttcgctgtggtgttctaggtggcgttaggtgtgaaactatcccatgttgtttcaaatgaagaccaaactcgtaactcaaatattcacctccacgatcagatcgtagaaactttattttcttgttacgatgattttccacttcactctgaaattctttgaacttttcaaatgtttccgacttatgcttcattaagtagatataactatatctactcaaatcatctgtgaaggtaagaaaataacgatacccgccacgagcctcaatactcattggaccgcatacatcaatatgtattatttccaataagtcagtagcttgttccattgttcctgagaatggagtttcagtgatcttgcccatgaggcgcggttcgcaagcaccaaatgattcataatcaagtgattccaaaagtccatctacatggagtttcttcatgggctttacaccgatatgatccaaacggcggtgccacaaatacattgcactatcattatcgactttgcatctgttcgcttcaatattatgaacatgtgtatcatcatgatCGAGGTTAAAAAAAACCACTCagtaagggtgcatgaccataaaagatattactcatataaatagaacaatcattattctctgatttaaatgaataactgtctcacatcaaacaagatccagatataatgttcatgctcaacgctggcacaaaataacaattattcaggtctaaaactaatcccgatgatagatgtagaggtagcgtgccgacggcggtcacatcgaccttggaaccttttcccacgcgcatcgtcaccttgtccttagccaatcttcatttaatccgtagcccctgtttcgagttgcaaatatgagcaacaaaaccattatcaaatacccaggcgctactacgagcattagtaaggtacacatcaataacatgtatatcaaatatgcctctcactttgccatccttcttatccgccaaatacttggggcagttccgcttccagtgaccagtccctttgcaatataagcactcagtttcaggcttaggtccagacttgggtttcttctcctgagaagcaactttcttgccgttgttcttgaagttctccttctttcctttgcccttttcttgaaactagtggtcttgttgaccataaacacttaatgctccttcttgatttctacctccgcaacctttagcatcgtgaagagctcgggaatagtcttgttcatcccttgcatattatagttcatcacgaagcctttatagcttggtggcagtgattgaagaactctgtcaatgacactatcatcaggaagattaactcctagctgagtcaagtcgctatggtacccagacattctgagtatgtgttcactgacagaattattcgcctccattttgcaactgtagaacttgttggagacttcatatctctcaactcaggcatttgcttgaaatattaaattcaactcttggaacatctcatattctccatgatgttcaaaatgtctttgaagtcccgattctaggccataaagcatggcacactgaactactaagtattcatcagctttgctctgctagacgttcttaacgtcatcagtagcatctacagcaggcctggtacccagcggtgcttccaggacgtaattcttctatgcagcaatgtggataatcctcaagttacagaaccaacccgtgtaattgctgccatcatctttcaacttagctttctctaggaacgcattaaaattcaaaggaacgatagcacgggccattgatctacaataacatagacatgcaaaataactatcatgaataagttcatgataaattaaagttcaattgatcatattacttaagaactcccacttagatagacatccctctagtcatctaaatgatcacgtgatccaaatcaactaaaccatgtccgatcatcacgtgagatgcagtagttttcaatggtgaacatcactatgttgatcatatctactatatgattcacgttcgacctttcggtctcagtgtttcgaggccatatctgcatatgctaggctcgccaagtttaacccgagtattctgcgtatgcaaaactggcttgcacccgttgtatatgaacgtagagcttatcacaccggatcatcacgtggtgtctcggcacgacgaactgtagcaacggtgcatactcagggagaacacttataccttgaaatttagtaagggatcgtcTTATAGtgttaccgccgtactaagcaaaataagatgcataaaagataaacatcacatgcaatcaaaatatgtgacattgtaacatcccaaattttcaatttggaatgttatacatagatcatcatatgcatatcatattttattgcattttggtttgatcctagaaattctaagcaactcaaggacccatggagagagttggggatttcgttattttcatatttgagttttctcaaatttttgaaaaGAGTGTcgtttggttttaatcatttttctctctaaaatatttccaatattaaaataaaagagaggagataaaatgacttctccaaaataaaagaaatattggaggaaaaatattaaaatcaaataagtgttttatttggacttttattgctattttatttaaattaggaaaaaatgcgtttttcaaaattgcccTAGAGGCCCAAATAAGTGTTCACTTTGTCTGCAATATTATTGAAGGACcgtaaaaatttatttcaggatttttggactccgtttagtatttcttttatttgtttttctgcatcagttttttt is a window encoding:
- the LOC543108 gene encoding 1-Cys peroxiredoxin PER1 encodes the protein MPGLTIGDTVPNLELDSTHGKIRIHDYVGNGYVILFSHPGDFTPVCTTELAAMANYAKEFEKRGVKLLGISCDDVQSHKEWTKDIEAYKPGSKVTYPIMADPDRSAIKQLNMVDPDEKDAEGQLPSRTLHIVGPDKKVKLSFLYPSCTGRNMDEVVRAVDSLLTAAKHKVATPANWNPGECVVIAPGVSDDEAKKMFPQGFETADLPSKKGYLRFTKV